A part of Desulfotomaculum nigrificans DSM 574 genomic DNA contains:
- a CDS encoding deoxycytidylate deaminase — MRPSWDEYFMEITRVVATRSTCLRRKVGAVIIKDKRILTTGYNGAPAGLAHCLEIGCLREQMGIPSGQRHELCRGLHAEQNALLQAAVHGIAIQGSTIYVTHQPCVLCAKMIVNAGIKKVVFAGDYPDELSLDIFKEANVELVRFKTGG, encoded by the coding sequence ATGCGCCCATCCTGGGATGAATATTTTATGGAAATAACCCGGGTGGTGGCCACCCGGTCCACCTGTCTGCGCCGCAAAGTCGGGGCGGTCATTATAAAAGACAAGCGTATCCTGACCACCGGCTATAACGGTGCCCCGGCGGGTCTGGCTCACTGCCTGGAAATCGGCTGCCTGCGGGAGCAGATGGGTATCCCCTCCGGTCAACGGCATGAACTGTGCCGGGGGTTGCACGCAGAACAAAACGCCCTGTTGCAGGCAGCCGTGCACGGCATCGCCATCCAGGGCAGTACCATCTACGTAACCCACCAACCCTGTGTCCTGTGCGCCAAAATGATTGTCAATGCAGGTATCAAAAAAGTAGTCTTCGCCGGCGACTACCCGGACGAACTTTCACTAGATATCTTTAAAGAAGCTAACGTAGAACTGGTAAGATTTAAAACGGGGGGCTAA
- a CDS encoding sulfite exporter TauE/SafE family protein — protein MDFWLYFWSALGLGALHALEPGHGKSIMGTYLILSRGKSRDAVLLGLTSAVTHTLVIVVMAVMAHSATALALSNAPLPRDRMELWLQLISGVIVVLVGLRMLLRREASCSCGCGGHSHHHSRFSAAGAARPQGSLSDVLLLGFTNGLMPCPSALAVLLLSVSSGALISGLALVFAFGVGGAIALVAVGLVFVKISSLVGGWFSSGAWKYLTRLSGGLICALGGVMAYGAVVKLYA, from the coding sequence TTGGACTTTTGGTTATATTTCTGGTCTGCCCTGGGGTTGGGGGCGCTGCATGCCCTGGAGCCGGGTCATGGTAAGAGTATTATGGGGACATACCTCATTTTGTCCCGGGGGAAATCGCGGGATGCGGTACTTTTAGGTTTAACCTCCGCCGTTACACATACTCTGGTGATTGTGGTGATGGCGGTGATGGCCCATTCGGCCACTGCCCTGGCTCTATCCAATGCCCCGCTGCCCCGGGACCGGATGGAACTCTGGCTGCAGTTAATTTCCGGGGTCATCGTGGTGCTGGTGGGATTGCGCATGCTGCTGCGCAGGGAAGCGTCCTGCAGCTGCGGCTGCGGCGGGCACAGTCATCATCACAGCCGGTTTTCGGCCGCCGGTGCCGCCCGGCCCCAGGGCAGCTTATCGGATGTGTTGTTATTGGGGTTTACCAACGGTCTTATGCCCTGCCCCAGCGCCCTGGCGGTCTTACTGCTGTCGGTGAGCAGCGGTGCCCTGATCAGCGGCCTGGCCCTGGTTTTTGCCTTTGGTGTGGGCGGGGCCATTGCCCTGGTGGCGGTGGGGTTGGTGTTTGTTAAAATATCTTCTTTAGTCGGCGGATGGTTCAGCAGCGGCGCCTGGAAATACCTGACCAGGCTCAGCGGGGGATTGATTTGCGCTCTGGGGGGAGTGATGGCTTACGGGGCGGTGGTGAAGCTTTATGCTTAG
- the prmC gene encoding peptide chain release factor N(5)-glutamine methyltransferase codes for MQIHQALIKGRQYLKQQNVASYSLDSQVLLSHITGLDRTGLITRGDQPLTPAQLQQYEKLLERRAGGEPVAYLTGHKEFMGLDFIVSPAVLIPRPDTELMVERAVSLLRQSGARPLPAVDVGTGSGAIAVTLAHLVPGLQVYAIDISPDALAVARQNAARHGVADRVKFCQGNLLEPIPADLQGKVSVITANLPYIPSGDISGLMTDVKDFEPRLALDGGPDGLALYRKLIPRAHRLLHPGGHLLMEIGPGQGAAAKALLPAASWTARLELDLAGRERLVEGEKR; via the coding sequence ATGCAAATACACCAAGCCCTAATCAAAGGCAGGCAATACCTTAAACAACAAAACGTGGCCTCCTACAGCCTGGACTCCCAGGTCCTCCTCTCCCACATAACCGGCCTGGACCGGACGGGATTGATCACCAGGGGAGATCAGCCTTTAACCCCGGCACAACTGCAGCAGTATGAAAAGCTGCTGGAACGGCGGGCCGGCGGTGAACCGGTGGCCTACCTCACCGGGCATAAAGAATTTATGGGCCTGGACTTCATCGTCAGTCCGGCCGTGCTCATACCCCGGCCGGATACCGAGCTCATGGTGGAAAGGGCCGTTTCACTGTTGAGACAATCCGGTGCCCGCCCCCTGCCGGCAGTGGACGTGGGCACCGGCAGCGGGGCCATTGCCGTAACCCTGGCCCACCTGGTACCGGGGTTACAGGTATACGCCATAGATATTTCCCCGGATGCCCTGGCGGTGGCCCGCCAAAATGCTGCCCGGCACGGGGTGGCGGATAGGGTTAAGTTTTGTCAAGGCAACCTGTTAGAGCCAATCCCTGCGGATCTGCAGGGTAAAGTGAGCGTCATTACCGCCAACCTGCCCTACATCCCCAGCGGTGATATTTCCGGCCTGATGACCGACGTAAAAGACTTTGAACCCCGCCTGGCCCTGGACGGCGGCCCCGACGGCCTGGCTTTGTACCGCAAACTGATCCCCCGGGCCCACCGCCTGCTGCACCCCGGCGGCCACCTGCTAATGGAGATAGGCCCCGGCCAGGGAGCGGCAGCCAAAGCATTACTGCCCGCCGCATCATGGACAGCCAGGCTGGAATTAGACCTGGCCGGCAGGGAACGGTTGGTGGAAGGGGAAAAGCGGTAG
- a CDS encoding DUF1385 domain-containing protein, with protein MSFQYGGQAVIEGVMMRGPSHRAIAVRRPDESIVINEKAVGSIVNKLPFLKLPFIRGVVMLFESLIMGIEALSYSAEQALGEEEETEKLSKWQIALTIALSLGLAIVLFIVIPTSLTYFTARAIHDNFIRNIIEGAIRLAVFLGYVLAVSRMKDIQRVFMYHGAEHKVINAYEAGKELTVEEVQKFSTLHPRCGTSFLLIVILIKVVIFSGVTASGLFGQIFFRILLLPVVAGVAYELLKLSGKYHDRGLWRVFVAPGLWLQKLTTREPDDKQVEVAIKALGAVLKEGDINVR; from the coding sequence ATGTCATTTCAATACGGAGGCCAGGCGGTTATCGAAGGCGTCATGATGCGTGGACCCTCGCATCGCGCCATTGCAGTACGGCGACCTGATGAAAGCATTGTCATCAATGAAAAGGCTGTTGGATCCATTGTCAATAAACTGCCCTTTTTAAAACTGCCTTTCATCCGCGGTGTAGTAATGCTGTTTGAATCCCTGATTATGGGCATTGAAGCTCTCAGCTACTCGGCGGAGCAGGCCCTGGGTGAAGAGGAAGAAACGGAAAAGCTCAGCAAGTGGCAAATAGCCCTGACCATTGCCTTATCCCTGGGTCTGGCCATTGTGCTGTTTATTGTCATTCCCACCAGTCTAACCTATTTTACAGCCCGGGCTATACATGATAATTTCATCCGCAACATCATTGAAGGGGCTATCCGCCTGGCTGTCTTCCTGGGTTATGTACTGGCGGTGTCCCGCATGAAGGACATCCAGCGGGTATTTATGTACCATGGTGCGGAGCACAAAGTAATTAACGCCTACGAGGCGGGCAAAGAGTTAACGGTGGAGGAAGTACAAAAGTTTTCCACCCTGCATCCCCGCTGCGGTACCAGTTTTCTGCTGATTGTAATTTTGATCAAAGTGGTTATATTTTCAGGTGTAACCGCCTCCGGGCTGTTCGGCCAAATCTTTTTCCGCATCCTACTGCTGCCGGTGGTGGCCGGGGTAGCTTACGAACTGCTAAAACTATCCGGAAAATATCATGACCGGGGCCTGTGGCGTGTTTTTGTTGCCCCGGGCCTGTGGTTACAAAAACTCACCACCAGAGAACCCGATGACAAACAGGTGGAAGTTGCCATTAAAGCACTTGGTGCAGTCCTTAAGGAAGGTGACATCAATGTTCGCTAA
- a CDS encoding four helix bundle protein translates to MSYRNLEIYRRAYKLALDVHRLSLTFPKHELYEIGSQLRRAAISVALNIAEGYGRRNYALDYTKFLVTGMGSCNEVSVLLEMTKDLGYIHKESCIALQDEYDHLGRQINKLIQLLKQEVNRKRKTRYYKSE, encoded by the coding sequence GTGAGCTACCGTAATTTAGAAATATACAGAAGAGCATACAAATTGGCTCTCGATGTCCATAGGCTCTCTCTGACTTTTCCAAAACATGAACTATACGAAATAGGCAGTCAACTGAGAAGAGCGGCTATATCGGTGGCTTTAAACATAGCAGAAGGATATGGCAGGAGAAATTATGCCCTTGATTATACCAAATTTCTTGTTACCGGTATGGGTTCCTGTAACGAAGTTTCTGTCCTGTTAGAAATGACTAAAGATCTAGGATACATACATAAAGAAAGCTGCATAGCATTACAAGATGAGTACGACCACTTAGGAAGGCAAATAAACAAACTAATTCAGCTATTAAAACAAGAGGTAAATAGAAAAAGAAAGACTAGGTATTATAAAAGCGAATAG
- the glyA gene encoding serine hydroxymethyltransferase, whose product MIKSSILAQSDPDLAKAIEKELARQRRNIELIASENFVSPAVLEAQGSVLTNKYAEGYPGKRYYGGCEFVDMVESLAINRAKELFGADHVNVQPHSGAQANFAVYFALLNPGDKILGMNLAHGGHLTHGSPVNVSGKYFNVVAYGVDEKTGRINYDRLRDIALTERPKMIVAGASAYPRAIDFKRIGEIAREIGAYFFVDMAHIAGLVAAGLHQSPVPYADVVTTTTHKTLRGPRGGMILCKEKYAQLIDKAIFPGSQGGPLMHVIAAKAAAFGEALKPEFKAYQQQIINNAQALAKGLINRGFNLVSGGTDNHLMLVDLRGTGITGKEAEKLLDEVNVTCNKNAIPFDPEKPFVTSGIRLGTPAVTTRGFKEAEMDQVAEIISITLKGKDNPAAKEQARAMVKELCDKHPLY is encoded by the coding sequence ATGATCAAAAGCAGCATCCTCGCCCAATCCGACCCCGATCTGGCTAAAGCCATAGAAAAGGAACTGGCACGCCAGCGCCGCAACATTGAACTGATTGCCTCGGAAAACTTTGTCAGCCCGGCCGTGTTAGAAGCCCAGGGCTCGGTATTGACCAACAAGTATGCCGAAGGATACCCCGGCAAGCGCTACTACGGCGGCTGTGAATTTGTTGACATGGTGGAAAGCCTGGCCATTAACCGGGCTAAAGAATTGTTTGGGGCCGACCATGTTAATGTGCAGCCCCACTCAGGGGCCCAGGCTAACTTTGCCGTCTACTTTGCCCTGCTTAACCCCGGTGACAAAATCCTGGGCATGAACCTGGCCCACGGCGGTCACCTGACCCACGGCAGCCCGGTGAATGTCTCCGGTAAATACTTCAACGTGGTGGCCTACGGGGTGGATGAAAAGACCGGCCGCATCAACTATGACAGGCTGCGCGATATCGCCCTTACCGAAAGACCCAAGATGATTGTGGCCGGCGCCAGTGCCTATCCCCGGGCCATTGATTTCAAAAGAATCGGGGAGATCGCCCGGGAGATCGGGGCTTACTTCTTTGTAGATATGGCCCACATTGCCGGCCTGGTGGCTGCCGGTCTGCACCAGAGCCCGGTACCCTATGCCGATGTGGTGACCACCACCACCCATAAAACCCTGCGGGGTCCCCGGGGCGGTATGATCCTGTGCAAAGAAAAATATGCGCAATTAATTGATAAGGCCATTTTCCCCGGCAGCCAGGGCGGTCCCCTGATGCACGTAATTGCCGCCAAGGCCGCGGCCTTTGGCGAGGCCCTGAAGCCGGAATTTAAAGCCTACCAGCAACAAATCATCAACAACGCCCAGGCCCTGGCCAAAGGACTGATCAACCGCGGCTTTAACCTGGTCTCCGGCGGCACCGATAACCACCTGATGCTGGTAGACCTGCGGGGCACCGGCATCACCGGTAAAGAAGCCGAAAAACTGCTGGACGAAGTAAACGTAACCTGCAACAAAAACGCCATCCCCTTCGACCCGGAGAAACCCTTCGTCACCAGCGGCATCAGACTGGGCACCCCGGCCGTAACCACCCGCGGCTTTAAAGAAGCAGAAATGGACCAGGTGGCTGAAATCATCAGCATCACCTTAAAAGGCAAAGACAACCCGGCCGCCAAAGAACAAGCCCGGGCCATGGTGAAGGAACTGTGCGATAAGCATCCGCTATACTAA
- a CDS encoding L-threonylcarbamoyladenylate synthase yields the protein METKTTLIWTVDKNNPDQNVIDRAAQIIKNGGLVAFPTETVYGLGANGLDGTAVAGIYRAKGRPSDNPLILHVADFAMAEALSAGLPPVAGMLMDKFWPGPLTLVVPRANHIPGQVTGGLDTVGIRMPSHPVALALIKAAGVPIAAPSANRSGRPSPTRAAHVQADLQGRIDAILDGGPTGVGLESTVLDVSGEQPVILRPGGVTYEQLADLLPRVTIDPSILGKKLSRDQAPRSPGMKYTHYAPAAPLTLFEGEPARVVQAIARRAAEQLARGSRVGILAFEENAPYYPRGAVILTMGQQKNPATAANMLFALLRQFDRLKVEVILAEGMEPKGIGLAIMNRLRRAAGEIVQL from the coding sequence GTGGAAACCAAAACTACCCTTATATGGACTGTCGATAAAAATAACCCGGACCAAAACGTCATTGACCGGGCGGCCCAAATTATCAAAAACGGCGGCCTGGTGGCCTTCCCCACCGAAACGGTTTACGGCCTGGGAGCCAACGGTCTGGACGGTACAGCCGTGGCCGGCATCTACCGGGCCAAAGGCCGCCCTTCAGATAACCCGCTGATTTTACACGTGGCGGATTTCGCTATGGCAGAAGCCCTCAGTGCCGGTTTACCCCCGGTGGCCGGAATGCTGATGGATAAATTTTGGCCCGGCCCGTTAACCCTGGTGGTCCCCAGAGCCAACCATATTCCCGGACAAGTGACCGGCGGTTTGGATACTGTGGGTATTCGTATGCCCAGCCACCCGGTGGCCCTGGCCCTGATTAAAGCCGCCGGGGTGCCCATAGCGGCGCCCAGCGCCAACCGGTCCGGCCGGCCCAGTCCCACCAGGGCAGCCCATGTACAGGCCGACCTGCAGGGAAGGATCGACGCCATCCTGGACGGCGGACCCACCGGGGTTGGGCTGGAATCAACGGTCCTTGATGTAAGCGGCGAACAACCCGTAATTCTCCGGCCCGGCGGGGTTACTTATGAGCAGCTGGCGGACTTATTGCCGCGGGTTACCATTGACCCCTCGATACTGGGTAAAAAATTATCCCGGGATCAGGCACCCCGGTCACCGGGCATGAAATATACCCACTATGCCCCGGCGGCACCGTTAACCCTGTTCGAGGGTGAACCCGCCCGGGTGGTTCAAGCCATCGCCCGCCGGGCAGCAGAACAACTGGCCCGGGGAAGCAGGGTCGGCATCTTAGCCTTTGAAGAAAATGCCCCCTACTACCCCCGGGGAGCTGTCATCCTGACCATGGGTCAACAAAAAAACCCCGCCACCGCGGCCAACATGCTCTTTGCCCTGCTCCGGCAGTTCGACCGGCTGAAAGTAGAGGTAATCCTGGCCGAAGGCATGGAGCCAAAGGGTATCGGTCTGGCCATAATGAACCGCCTGCGCCGGGCCGCAGGGGAAATAGTACAGCTCTAG
- a CDS encoding MazG-like family protein, producing MITKTIALPKLNNLSPTMESTALKLMEEAGELAQAIGKLRGMSGEQSKFEEKEVMELITKELLDVAQTAVSMMFVLQEQYGIDIEQAREQHIRKLLEKGYLSS from the coding sequence ATGATAACCAAAACCATCGCCCTACCCAAACTAAATAACCTCTCACCCACCATGGAATCCACCGCCCTAAAACTAATGGAAGAAGCAGGCGAACTGGCCCAAGCCATAGGCAAACTAAGAGGCATGAGCGGCGAACAGTCCAAGTTTGAGGAAAAAGAAGTAATGGAACTAATCACCAAAGAACTACTGGACGTAGCCCAAACAGCAGTAAGTATGATGTTCGTTTTACAAGAGCAATATGGGATAGACATAGAACAAGCAAGGGAACAACATATAAGAAAACTTTTAGAGAAAGGCTATCTTAGCTCGTAA
- the rpiB gene encoding ribose 5-phosphate isomerase B: protein MEKKILFVCTGNTCRSSMAEGLARAIAEELGLRGLTFASAGTLAWPGDKAADNAIATLAEMGIEISGHRATQLTPELIAGADLVLTMTEGHRRQVLNMAPEAENKVFTLSSYAGVAGDIADPFGQPLEVYKHCAEELQSLIRLALAKFSNLEVTLVNNMTVVIGSDHAGFEMKEQIRAYLEGRGITVEDMGCHSKDSCDYPDFALAVGEKIRSGACRRGILICGTGVGMAIAVNKVPGVRAANVFDPAIAALAREHNDANVLTLGARFIDLAKAKEIVKTFMETEFAGGRHANRVNKITKIEEKYSK, encoded by the coding sequence ATGGAAAAGAAAATCCTTTTTGTATGCACAGGAAATACCTGCCGCAGCAGTATGGCCGAAGGACTGGCCCGGGCTATTGCGGAGGAACTGGGTCTCCGGGGACTGACCTTTGCCTCGGCCGGGACCCTGGCCTGGCCCGGGGATAAGGCGGCAGACAACGCCATTGCCACCCTGGCGGAAATGGGGATAGAAATCTCCGGCCACCGGGCCACCCAGTTGACTCCGGAACTAATAGCCGGGGCCGATCTGGTTCTGACCATGACCGAAGGCCACCGCCGCCAGGTGCTTAACATGGCGCCGGAAGCCGAGAACAAGGTCTTCACCCTGAGCAGTTATGCCGGGGTGGCGGGGGATATCGCCGATCCCTTTGGACAACCTTTGGAAGTGTACAAACATTGCGCCGAGGAGCTGCAGTCCCTGATCCGACTGGCCCTGGCGAAATTTAGCAACTTGGAGGTAACATTGGTGAACAACATGACAGTGGTAATTGGCAGTGACCACGCCGGTTTTGAAATGAAAGAACAAATCCGGGCCTACCTTGAGGGCCGGGGAATCACCGTGGAAGACATGGGCTGCCACAGCAAAGATTCCTGCGACTACCCGGACTTTGCCCTGGCCGTAGGAGAAAAAATCCGCTCCGGCGCCTGCCGGCGGGGTATCCTCATTTGCGGTACCGGCGTAGGCATGGCCATTGCCGTAAATAAAGTTCCCGGTGTCCGGGCCGCCAACGTCTTCGACCCGGCAATAGCCGCCCTGGCCAGAGAACATAACGACGCCAACGTACTAACCCTGGGCGCCAGATTCATCGACCTGGCCAAAGCCAAAGAAATCGTCAAAACCTTTATGGAAACAGAATTCGCCGGCGGCCGCCACGCCAACCGGGTGAACAAAATTACCAAGATAGAAGAAAAGTATAGCAAATAA
- the rpmE gene encoding 50S ribosomal protein L31: protein MKEKIHPKYEEVEVRCVCGNTFKTGSTKKEIRVEICSACHPYFTGAQRQVEVGGRAEKFRKKYGLK, encoded by the coding sequence ATGAAAGAAAAAATCCATCCCAAATATGAAGAAGTGGAAGTTCGTTGCGTTTGTGGTAATACCTTTAAAACAGGTTCTACTAAGAAGGAAATTAGAGTGGAAATTTGCTCCGCTTGTCACCCCTACTTCACCGGAGCTCAGCGTCAAGTTGAAGTTGGTGGCCGGGCCGAGAAATTCCGTAAGAAATACGGCTTGAAATAA
- a CDS encoding M23 family metallopeptidase yields the protein MTFTLRNKKRLLALAAAVIMITAAFGVLPASAGIDEVISDGAYQAPLAEEVKVTQPGEQAVKTGARVEMEYKVRPGDTLWRIAAGSGLTVLQLARANNLDNSDIILVGQTLIIPETTTTAAKTDKVPIGDWAWPVTGPITSSFGIRGDRPHKGIDIGAFTGDTVTAPEGGRVVWAAPRGTYGLTVIIDHGNGIRSLYAHCSKLLVHEGQQVNRREPIARVGNTGRSEGPHLHMEILRQGIPLDPLMFLKENLADKA from the coding sequence ATGACTTTCACATTGAGAAATAAAAAAAGACTGCTGGCTTTAGCCGCTGCGGTGATAATGATAACCGCTGCCTTTGGCGTGCTGCCTGCCAGTGCCGGTATAGACGAAGTAATCAGTGACGGAGCCTATCAGGCCCCTCTGGCTGAAGAAGTTAAGGTTACGCAGCCCGGGGAACAGGCAGTAAAAACCGGAGCCCGGGTGGAAATGGAATACAAAGTACGCCCCGGTGATACCCTGTGGCGCATCGCTGCCGGATCCGGTTTAACCGTCTTACAGTTGGCCCGGGCCAATAACCTGGATAACAGTGATATAATCTTAGTGGGTCAGACCCTGATCATACCCGAGACAACCACCACCGCCGCCAAAACCGACAAGGTGCCAATCGGTGACTGGGCCTGGCCGGTGACCGGACCGATTACTTCTTCCTTTGGTATCCGGGGTGATCGCCCGCACAAGGGTATCGACATCGGGGCCTTTACAGGTGACACAGTCACCGCCCCTGAAGGGGGAAGGGTTGTTTGGGCCGCCCCCCGGGGCACCTACGGGTTAACCGTGATTATCGACCACGGCAACGGTATTCGCTCCCTTTATGCCCACTGTTCCAAATTGCTGGTTCATGAGGGGCAACAGGTTAACCGTAGAGAGCCCATTGCCAGGGTGGGTAATACCGGCCGCTCGGAGGGACCCCACCTGCATATGGAAATCCTGCGCCAGGGCATCCCCCTGGATCCCTTGATGTTCCTGAAGGAGAATTTAGCTGATAAAGCGTAA
- the prfA gene encoding peptide chain release factor 1, with translation MFAKLQALEDKFEQLEGQISDPEIIADQAKWKQLVKAHADLTEVVDVFRQYKKVRSDLEESKLMLEEKLEPDFREMVELEIEELSKRKEELEQKLKILLLPKDPNDEKNVIVEIRGGTGGEEAALFAGDLFRMYSRFAERKGWRTEIIDANETDLGGFKEITFVVEGKGAYSTLKFESGVHRVQRVPATESGGRIHTSAATVAVLPEAEEVDIEINPNDIRIDLFCASGPGGQCVNTTQSAVRITHIPTGIVVSCQDEKSQHKNKDKAMRVLRARLLDKAQQEQQQAIASTRKSMVGTGDRSERIRTYNFPQNRVTDHRIGLTLHRLDQVLEGDLDEIIEALITTDQAERLKAVEG, from the coding sequence ATGTTCGCTAAACTCCAAGCGCTGGAGGATAAATTTGAACAATTGGAAGGCCAGATCAGTGATCCGGAAATCATTGCTGACCAGGCCAAATGGAAACAATTAGTAAAGGCCCATGCCGATCTCACCGAAGTGGTGGATGTCTTCCGGCAGTATAAAAAGGTCCGGTCCGACCTGGAAGAATCCAAGCTGATGCTGGAAGAAAAATTAGAACCGGATTTCCGTGAGATGGTGGAACTGGAGATTGAAGAACTGTCTAAGCGGAAAGAAGAACTGGAACAGAAGTTGAAAATCCTGCTGCTGCCCAAGGATCCCAATGACGAGAAAAACGTTATTGTGGAAATCCGCGGCGGTACCGGCGGCGAAGAAGCAGCTCTGTTTGCCGGGGATTTATTTAGAATGTATTCCCGTTTTGCCGAGCGGAAAGGTTGGCGGACAGAAATTATTGATGCCAACGAAACCGACCTGGGCGGTTTTAAGGAAATTACCTTTGTGGTGGAGGGGAAAGGGGCTTACAGCACCTTGAAGTTTGAGAGCGGGGTACACCGGGTACAGCGGGTGCCCGCCACCGAGAGCGGCGGTCGGATCCACACCTCTGCGGCCACCGTAGCCGTACTGCCGGAAGCGGAAGAAGTGGATATTGAGATCAACCCTAATGACATCCGTATTGACCTGTTCTGTGCCAGCGGGCCCGGCGGCCAGTGCGTTAACACCACCCAGTCCGCCGTACGCATCACCCATATCCCCACCGGGATTGTGGTTTCCTGCCAGGACGAAAAATCCCAGCACAAAAACAAAGATAAGGCCATGCGCGTTCTGCGGGCCCGCTTATTAGACAAAGCCCAGCAGGAACAACAACAGGCCATTGCCAGCACCCGTAAGTCCATGGTGGGCACCGGTGACCGCAGTGAGCGGATTCGCACCTATAACTTCCCCCAGAACCGGGTAACCGACCACCGCATCGGCCTCACCCTGCACCGCCTGGACCAGGTACTGGAGGGCGATCTGGATGAAATCATCGAAGCCCTGATCACCACCGACCAGGCCGAGCGGCTGAAGGCAGTGGAAGGGTAG
- a CDS encoding manganese efflux pump MntP family protein: MSLLTLLALAVALGSDAFSLCVGIGMAGVNRRQIAYISFTVLVFHIIMPLLGWYVGGYLGSRVGKAAAVAGALLLLYLGVRMVWEAVKPGTDEPQFVITNALGLLLLAASVSMDALSVGFTLGTRRVSLTLAAGVIGLVAGAMTFTGLTLGKYVGGWIGERAQVVGGIILAAIGIKLFF, encoded by the coding sequence TTGAGTCTCCTAACCCTGCTGGCCCTGGCCGTGGCCCTGGGCTCGGATGCCTTTTCACTATGTGTAGGCATCGGCATGGCCGGGGTCAACCGGCGGCAGATTGCCTATATTAGTTTCACAGTGCTGGTATTTCATATAATTATGCCCCTGTTGGGTTGGTACGTGGGGGGCTATTTGGGGAGCCGGGTAGGCAAGGCTGCTGCCGTTGCCGGGGCACTGCTGCTCCTGTACCTGGGCGTTAGAATGGTTTGGGAGGCTGTTAAACCGGGTACTGATGAACCGCAGTTTGTCATTACCAACGCCTTGGGCTTACTCTTGCTGGCTGCCAGCGTAAGTATGGATGCCTTAAGCGTTGGTTTCACCCTTGGTACCCGGCGGGTATCCCTAACCCTGGCCGCCGGGGTTATTGGACTGGTGGCCGGGGCCATGACCTTCACCGGCCTCACCCTGGGTAAATACGTGGGCGGCTGGATTGGCGAGCGGGCCCAGGTGGTTGGCGGAATAATCCTTGCAGCAATCGGCATAAAACTATTTTTTTAA